The Miltoncostaea oceani genome includes a region encoding these proteins:
- the ilvD gene encoding dihydroxy-acid dehydratase, with protein MPTDPYGPSDPAKRHSAAMTDGPDRAPARAMLKGTGFTDEDLARPIIGVATTWIETMPCNLNQRELAVHVKRGVRAAGGTPMELNTIAVSDGVSMGTEGMRASLVSREVIADSIEVAARGHSFDGIVCLVGCDKTIPAAVMALARLDIPGLVLYNGSIAPGRYKGRDVTVQQVFEVVGAYAAGKVTAEEVHALESVACPGAGACGGQFTANTMSMALDILGISPAGLNGVPALHPDKEAAAVAAGELAMRLVRDDVRPSHIITRRSIENAIAGVAASGGSTNGVLHLLAIAWELGIPLGIDDFDTIAERTPIVASLTPGGRFVATDLHAAGGVALVTRELTRAGLVDGDALNVDGRTLTEIADAAEETPGQEVVVPFERPLSATGGLAILRGNLSPDGCVVKLAGHERRLHVGPARVFDSEEQAFAAVKARAIQPGDMVIIRYEGPVGGPGMREMLHVTAALVGEGIGDEVALITDGRFSGATHGLMVGHVTPEAALGGPLAAVRDGDTVVLDVDARQLRLDVPDDEIAARMADWTPPPPRYTRGVLAKYASLVSSASEGAVTKPTL; from the coding sequence ATGCCCACCGACCCGTACGGACCCAGCGACCCGGCGAAGCGCCACAGCGCCGCCATGACCGACGGCCCCGACCGCGCCCCCGCGCGGGCGATGCTGAAGGGGACCGGCTTCACCGACGAGGACCTCGCCCGGCCGATCATCGGCGTCGCGACGACGTGGATCGAGACGATGCCGTGCAACCTCAACCAGCGCGAGCTGGCGGTGCACGTGAAGCGGGGCGTGCGCGCCGCCGGCGGGACGCCGATGGAGCTCAACACGATCGCCGTGTCCGACGGGGTCTCGATGGGGACCGAGGGCATGCGCGCGTCGCTGGTGTCGCGGGAGGTGATCGCCGACTCGATCGAGGTCGCCGCCCGCGGCCACTCGTTCGACGGGATCGTCTGCCTGGTGGGGTGCGACAAGACGATCCCGGCCGCGGTGATGGCGCTCGCGCGTCTCGACATCCCCGGGCTCGTCCTCTACAACGGCTCGATCGCGCCGGGCCGGTACAAGGGCCGCGACGTCACCGTCCAGCAGGTCTTCGAGGTCGTCGGCGCGTACGCCGCCGGGAAGGTGACCGCCGAGGAGGTCCACGCGCTCGAGAGCGTCGCCTGCCCCGGCGCGGGCGCGTGCGGGGGCCAGTTCACCGCGAACACGATGTCGATGGCGCTCGACATCCTCGGCATCAGCCCCGCAGGCCTGAACGGGGTGCCGGCGCTGCACCCCGACAAGGAGGCCGCCGCGGTCGCCGCCGGCGAGCTCGCGATGCGGCTCGTGCGCGACGACGTGCGCCCCTCCCACATCATCACCCGGCGGTCGATCGAGAACGCCATCGCCGGCGTCGCCGCGAGCGGGGGCTCCACCAACGGGGTCCTGCACCTGCTCGCGATCGCCTGGGAGCTCGGGATCCCCCTCGGGATCGACGACTTCGACACCATCGCCGAGCGCACCCCGATCGTCGCGAGCCTGACGCCCGGCGGCCGGTTCGTGGCGACCGACCTGCACGCGGCGGGCGGGGTCGCCCTCGTCACGCGCGAGCTGACCCGGGCCGGCCTCGTCGACGGCGACGCCCTCAACGTCGACGGGCGCACCCTGACGGAGATCGCCGACGCCGCGGAGGAGACCCCCGGCCAGGAGGTCGTCGTCCCGTTCGAGCGGCCCCTGTCCGCCACCGGCGGGCTCGCGATCCTGCGCGGCAACCTCTCCCCGGACGGCTGCGTCGTGAAGCTCGCCGGCCACGAGCGGCGCCTCCACGTCGGCCCCGCTCGCGTCTTCGACTCGGAGGAGCAGGCGTTCGCGGCGGTGAAGGCCCGCGCGATCCAGCCGGGCGACATGGTGATCATCCGCTACGAGGGGCCCGTCGGCGGCCCCGGCATGCGGGAGATGCTCCACGTCACCGCCGCCCTCGTCGGCGAGGGCATCGGCGACGAGGTCGCGCTGATCACCGACGGGCGCTTCTCGGGGGCGACGCACGGCCTGATGGTCGGGCACGTCACGCCGGAGGCGGCCCTCGGCGGCCCCCTGGCGGCGGTGCGCGACGGCGACACCGTGGTGCTCGACGTCGACGCCCGCCAGCTGCGGCTCGACGTGCCGGACGACGAGATCGCGGCCCGCATGGCCGACTGGACCCCGCCCCCGCCGCGCTACACCCGGGGCGTGCTCGCGAAGTACGCGAGCCTGGTCTCCTCGGCGTCCGAGGGCGCCGTCACCAAGCCGACGCTGTGA
- a CDS encoding phosphoenolpyruvate carboxylase encodes MPNPSPSPSPPPVDRDEPLRRDVRLLGDLLGRVLVEQGGPELLEVEERLRLLNRRLRADPDGPGVAELEREVDDIVAALDVSSETGVIRAFSIYFQLVNAAEQHHRVRRRRARDEEREREGRAQPESLAAAIAGMVRDGVDGDRVQRVLDRMGVELVATAHPTEITRQNVLDKHILVDRCLDELESSRSPRERREIHERLLEAITILWQTDAMRAEKPRVIDEVRRVLFFFEHILVDAAVSVHEEFAHLLAEAYPGVRLPPVVLSFGSWAGGDQDGNPDCTPDLIPAALARHRDAAVRSLRERVRALAAELAISQRMVGVSDDLLASIDADAARMPGVAPTIAARNPGEPYRRKLSFVWERLDPAGELPYDDPAQMLADLDVVHRSLVEHRGERIARRGLTRLRRQVEMFGFHMARLDVRQHSSRMREAADALAGPREAMTPAAAEVVATFARLREAIATHGPRAAGTVIVSFTHEAEDLLAPLALARDAGLVRDLPGGGIASDVDLVPLFETLDDLRRAPAMVRTLLGTPGYRRNVEARGDRQIVMVGYSDSNKDGGYLGANWELFLAQERIADACRLDGVDLTLFHGRGGTASRGGGSTYAAVLGGPAGTLDGRIRITEQGESLSFKYGLPPVAERNLDSVLSAVLERTLQEDAGAGYSGRKNVWDEAAAEMAEASTAAYRRLVYEDPGFIPYFAEASPIRELSLLTIGSRPTRRPGGDGDDPSGLRVEDLRAIPWVFAWTQNRHLLPSWYGVGTALEGFTSRYRGGLAVLREMYADWPWWRALVDTCHMTVGKADMRVAGLYARLVRDDVLRDRMFGTVTAEYRRAADGLLAVVDRERLLDDKPFLQTSIRLRNPYVDPLHAIQVRLLRQIRDERDPAARAALEHPLLLTISGIAAGLRNTG; translated from the coding sequence GTGCCGAACCCCTCCCCCTCCCCGTCCCCGCCGCCGGTCGACCGCGACGAGCCGCTGCGTCGCGACGTGCGGCTGCTCGGCGACCTGCTGGGGCGCGTGCTCGTGGAGCAGGGCGGGCCGGAGCTGCTGGAGGTCGAGGAGCGCCTGCGCCTGCTGAACCGGCGCCTGCGCGCCGACCCCGACGGGCCCGGGGTCGCGGAGCTGGAGCGCGAGGTCGACGACATCGTCGCGGCACTCGACGTCAGCTCCGAGACCGGGGTGATCCGCGCGTTCTCGATCTACTTCCAGCTCGTCAACGCCGCCGAGCAGCACCACCGCGTCCGCCGCCGCCGCGCCCGCGACGAGGAACGCGAGCGCGAGGGCCGCGCCCAGCCGGAGAGCCTCGCCGCGGCGATCGCGGGGATGGTCCGCGACGGCGTCGACGGCGACCGGGTGCAGCGGGTGCTCGACCGGATGGGCGTCGAGCTCGTCGCGACCGCACACCCCACCGAGATCACCCGCCAGAACGTGCTCGACAAGCACATCCTCGTCGACCGCTGCCTCGACGAGCTCGAGTCGTCGCGGTCGCCGCGCGAGCGCCGCGAGATCCACGAGCGCCTGCTCGAGGCGATCACGATCCTGTGGCAGACCGACGCGATGCGCGCGGAGAAGCCGCGGGTGATCGACGAGGTCCGGCGGGTGCTGTTCTTCTTCGAGCACATCCTGGTCGACGCGGCCGTGTCGGTGCACGAGGAGTTCGCCCACCTGCTGGCCGAGGCGTACCCCGGGGTGCGGCTGCCGCCGGTGGTGCTGTCGTTCGGCTCCTGGGCGGGCGGCGACCAGGACGGCAACCCCGACTGCACCCCCGACCTGATCCCCGCGGCCCTCGCCCGTCACCGCGACGCGGCGGTGCGGAGCCTCCGCGAGCGGGTGCGCGCGCTCGCCGCGGAGCTGGCGATCTCGCAGCGCATGGTGGGCGTCAGCGACGACCTGCTCGCGTCGATCGACGCCGACGCGGCGCGGATGCCGGGCGTCGCCCCGACGATCGCGGCCCGCAACCCGGGGGAGCCGTACCGCCGCAAGCTGTCGTTCGTGTGGGAGCGCCTCGACCCCGCCGGCGAGCTGCCGTACGACGACCCGGCCCAGATGCTCGCCGACCTCGACGTCGTCCACCGGTCCCTCGTGGAGCACCGCGGCGAGCGGATCGCCCGGCGCGGCCTGACCCGGTTGCGCCGCCAGGTCGAGATGTTCGGGTTCCACATGGCGCGCCTCGACGTCCGCCAGCACTCGTCGCGCATGCGCGAGGCCGCCGACGCCCTCGCGGGGCCCCGCGAGGCGATGACGCCCGCGGCGGCCGAGGTCGTCGCGACCTTCGCCCGCCTGCGGGAGGCCATCGCCACGCACGGGCCGCGCGCGGCGGGCACGGTGATCGTGAGCTTCACCCACGAGGCGGAGGACCTGCTCGCCCCGCTCGCCCTGGCGCGGGACGCCGGCCTCGTGCGCGACCTGCCGGGCGGCGGCATCGCGTCGGACGTCGACCTGGTCCCCCTCTTCGAGACCCTCGACGACCTGCGGCGCGCTCCGGCGATGGTGCGGACGCTGCTCGGCACGCCCGGGTACCGCCGCAACGTCGAGGCGCGCGGCGACCGGCAGATCGTGATGGTCGGCTACTCCGACTCCAACAAGGACGGCGGCTACCTCGGCGCGAACTGGGAGCTCTTCCTCGCCCAGGAGCGGATCGCCGACGCCTGCCGCCTCGACGGCGTCGACCTGACGCTCTTCCACGGCCGCGGCGGCACCGCCAGCCGCGGCGGCGGGTCGACGTACGCCGCCGTCCTCGGCGGGCCGGCGGGCACCCTCGACGGCCGGATCCGGATCACCGAGCAGGGCGAGTCGTTGTCGTTCAAGTACGGCCTGCCGCCGGTCGCGGAGCGCAACCTCGACTCCGTCCTCTCCGCGGTGCTGGAGCGGACGCTGCAGGAGGACGCCGGCGCCGGCTACTCGGGGCGCAAGAACGTCTGGGACGAGGCGGCGGCGGAGATGGCGGAGGCCTCGACCGCCGCGTACCGGCGCCTCGTCTACGAGGACCCGGGCTTCATCCCGTACTTCGCCGAGGCCAGCCCGATCCGGGAGCTCAGCCTGCTCACGATCGGGTCGCGGCCGACGCGCCGCCCCGGCGGCGACGGCGACGACCCGTCGGGGCTGCGGGTCGAGGACCTCCGCGCCATCCCGTGGGTCTTCGCGTGGACCCAGAACCGCCACCTGCTCCCCTCCTGGTACGGGGTCGGCACGGCGCTGGAGGGGTTCACGTCGCGGTACCGCGGGGGGCTCGCCGTGCTGCGGGAGATGTACGCCGACTGGCCGTGGTGGCGGGCCCTCGTCGACACGTGCCACATGACCGTCGGCAAGGCCGACATGCGCGTCGCGGGCCTCTACGCCCGCCTCGTCCGCGACGACGTCCTCCGCGACCGGATGTTCGGGACCGTGACCGCCGAGTACCGCCGGGCCGCCGACGGGCTGCTGGCGGTCGTCGACCGCGAGCGCCTCCTCGACGACAAGCCCTTCCTGCAGACGTCGATCCGGCTGCGGAACCCGTACGTCGACCCGCTCCACGCGATCCAGGTGCGCCTGCTCCGCCAGATCCGCGACGAACGCGACCCGGCGGCGCGCGCCGCCCTGGAGCACCCGTTGCTGCTCACGATCAGCGGCATCGCCGCGGGGCTCCGCAACACGGGCTGA
- a CDS encoding diguanylate cyclase — protein MSPPPEEAARPWRAGVRARVGAIVLAAMAAFAAALIWSSAAQLSSAYEEAARAEAVAIAKAIDATYDDATLDTPSVLLARIETLAATSPELREATIYRLSDGVPVRLVTTDRAVIGRALPLDDVSVFATGRPYYRRERGGGADLAAYSAPLGAPGAPVRAVLALRIDFAPRHAEVVARTRRLALAAGGIGALLVALVLLVLSRMLLRPLRRLTEATRRVAAGDLGARLGWTRADEVGEVGRAFDTMTEAIATTRGRLVEGGAELRRARAAQERLRRVAEAIAGDEDLAAVLARAAAEVGGLLGSDAAAVTRFDGGRLDVVASWAAVPSGRMRMDRAGATAAVRDTGHPARTTRVIPAPDGDRARVSAAAPVVVGGAVWGAVGVATLSVRGVPDDAAEVLRRFAGLVALAVTSHSARAQLREQATTDALTGLANHRAFQEALGREMERARRHGRPVALALIDLDHFKRVNDEHGHQAGDDVLTEAAARLRAGIRDGDTIARVGGEEFAWLMPETTGMEAWQAAERVREAIAATPFPRVGHVTISAGVCDVAHARDPGELYRFADGALYWSKHHGRDVVFLYSPEVVEVLSDAEQAARLGRRQTLQSIRVLARAVEAKDPAILGHSERVADLSVAIATALGWRAERAAALRDAGLVHDVGKIAIPEAILLKPGRLTQSETATVRTHAAIGAEMLRDVMTDEQVRWVRGHHERWGGGGYPDRLRGEEIPDGARILGLADAWDVMTSDRVYSAALTREEALAEVRDWTRTQFWPEAVAALERLAAAGALPADAPAVEAGAS, from the coding sequence GTGAGCCCTCCCCCCGAAGAGGCCGCCCGGCCGTGGCGTGCCGGCGTGCGCGCCCGCGTCGGCGCCATCGTCCTCGCGGCGATGGCGGCGTTCGCGGCGGCCCTGATCTGGTCGTCCGCCGCACAGCTCTCGTCGGCGTACGAGGAGGCCGCCCGCGCCGAGGCCGTCGCGATCGCGAAGGCGATCGACGCGACCTACGACGACGCGACCCTCGACACGCCGAGCGTCCTCCTCGCGCGGATCGAGACGCTCGCGGCGACCAGCCCCGAGCTGCGCGAGGCCACCATCTACCGCCTGTCCGACGGCGTTCCGGTGCGGCTCGTGACGACCGACCGCGCCGTCATCGGCCGCGCCCTGCCCCTCGACGACGTCTCCGTGTTCGCCACGGGGCGCCCGTACTACCGCCGCGAGCGCGGCGGCGGCGCCGACCTCGCCGCATACAGCGCACCGCTCGGGGCACCCGGCGCACCCGTCCGCGCCGTGCTCGCCCTGCGGATCGACTTCGCGCCCCGCCACGCCGAGGTCGTCGCCCGCACCCGCCGCCTGGCGCTCGCCGCCGGCGGCATCGGGGCGCTGCTCGTCGCGCTCGTGCTGCTGGTGCTCTCGCGGATGCTGCTGCGGCCCCTCCGCCGGCTGACCGAGGCGACCCGCCGTGTCGCGGCCGGCGACCTCGGCGCCCGACTCGGGTGGACACGCGCCGACGAGGTGGGCGAGGTGGGACGCGCCTTCGACACGATGACCGAGGCGATCGCGACGACCCGTGGGCGGCTCGTCGAGGGCGGCGCCGAGCTGCGGCGTGCCCGCGCGGCGCAGGAACGCCTGCGGCGCGTCGCGGAGGCCATCGCCGGCGACGAGGACCTCGCCGCGGTGCTGGCCCGCGCCGCCGCCGAGGTGGGGGGCCTCCTCGGGTCCGACGCCGCGGCCGTCACGCGCTTCGACGGCGGGCGGCTCGACGTCGTCGCCTCGTGGGCGGCCGTCCCCTCCGGCCGCATGCGGATGGACCGCGCCGGCGCGACCGCCGCCGTCCGCGACACCGGCCACCCCGCGCGGACGACGCGCGTCATCCCCGCCCCCGACGGCGACCGCGCCCGGGTCTCCGCCGCCGCGCCCGTCGTGGTCGGCGGGGCGGTGTGGGGCGCCGTCGGGGTGGCGACGCTGTCGGTCCGTGGCGTCCCCGACGACGCCGCCGAGGTGCTGCGCCGGTTCGCCGGCCTCGTCGCCCTCGCCGTCACCAGCCACTCCGCCCGCGCCCAGCTGCGGGAGCAGGCGACGACCGACGCGCTCACCGGCCTCGCGAACCACCGCGCCTTCCAGGAGGCCCTCGGCCGCGAGATGGAGCGCGCCAGACGCCACGGGCGGCCCGTCGCGCTCGCGCTGATCGACCTCGACCACTTCAAGCGGGTCAACGACGAGCACGGCCACCAGGCCGGGGACGACGTGCTGACCGAGGCCGCCGCGCGCCTGCGCGCCGGCATCCGCGACGGGGACACCATCGCCCGCGTCGGCGGCGAGGAGTTCGCGTGGCTCATGCCCGAGACGACGGGGATGGAGGCCTGGCAGGCGGCGGAGCGCGTGCGCGAGGCGATCGCCGCGACGCCCTTCCCGCGCGTCGGGCACGTCACGATCTCGGCGGGCGTCTGCGACGTCGCGCACGCCCGCGACCCCGGCGAGCTGTACCGCTTCGCCGACGGCGCCCTCTACTGGTCGAAGCACCACGGACGCGACGTCGTGTTCCTCTACTCGCCGGAGGTGGTGGAGGTCCTGTCCGACGCCGAGCAGGCGGCGCGGCTCGGCCGGCGCCAGACGCTGCAGAGCATCCGCGTGCTCGCCCGCGCCGTCGAGGCGAAGGACCCCGCGATCCTCGGCCACTCCGAGCGGGTCGCCGACCTCTCCGTCGCGATCGCGACGGCCCTCGGCTGGCGGGCCGAGCGCGCCGCGGCCCTCCGCGACGCCGGGCTCGTCCACGACGTCGGCAAGATCGCCATCCCCGAGGCGATCCTGCTGAAGCCCGGCCGCCTCACCCAGTCGGAGACCGCGACGGTGCGGACCCACGCCGCGATCGGCGCGGAGATGCTCCGCGACGTGATGACCGACGAGCAGGTCCGCTGGGTGCGCGGGCACCACGAGCGGTGGGGCGGCGGCGGGTACCCCGACCGGCTGCGCGGCGAGGAGATCCCCGACGGCGCGCGGATCCTCGGCCTGGCCGACGCCTGGGACGTCATGACCTCCGACCGGGTCTACTCGGCGGCGCTCACCCGGGAGGAGGCGCTCGCGGAGGTCCGGGACTGGACCCGGACCCAGTTCTGGCCCGAGGCCGTGGCGGCGCTCGAGCGGCTCGCGGCCGCCGGCGCGCTGCCCGCCGACGCGCCCGCCGTGGAGGCGGGCGCGTCCTGA
- a CDS encoding STAS domain-containing protein, giving the protein MAAEHVEVRVEARGDATVVRVVGVLDALALPDVSRELTDAQRGAGPVYIDLHGVTFMDSRGLGSLLAANERAREGAPPVTIYRPSEAVQRLLDVSGVRGVLPEVEELPAP; this is encoded by the coding sequence ATGGCCGCGGAGCACGTCGAGGTGCGCGTCGAGGCTCGGGGCGACGCGACCGTCGTGCGCGTCGTGGGAGTGCTGGACGCGCTCGCCCTGCCTGATGTGTCACGAGAGCTGACCGACGCCCAGCGGGGCGCGGGTCCCGTGTACATCGACCTGCACGGGGTCACCTTCATGGACAGCCGCGGGCTGGGCTCCCTGCTCGCCGCGAACGAGCGCGCCCGGGAGGGCGCCCCGCCGGTGACGATCTACCGGCCGTCCGAGGCCGTGCAGCGCCTCCTGGACGTCTCCGGGGTGCGCGGCGTGCTGCCCGAGGTCGAGGAGCTGCCCGCCCCGTAG
- a CDS encoding acetyltransferase has product MISPPPTPRHRRGRIATPLPGRTEGATPIAGLGAGGHAKCAVEAVRSVHRFHVVALLDADPALRGTEVLGCPVIGGDGIATLRASGVEHAFVGLGGVGDPAPRRTAAALLRDAGFRLPAIVHRSASVAVSAVLCGGAQVMAGAVVGAEALLDEDALVNAGAVVGHDVHVGACAHVASGSRIAGGVTIGAGAHVGTGAIVLQGRTVGTGAVVAAGAVVIDDVPDGARVGGIPARPLSTSRRAA; this is encoded by the coding sequence GTGATCTCCCCACCGCCCACCCCGCGGCACCGCCGCGGCCGCATCGCCACGCCCCTCCCCGGCCGCACCGAGGGGGCGACGCCCATCGCCGGCCTCGGCGCGGGCGGGCACGCCAAGTGCGCCGTCGAGGCCGTCCGGTCGGTCCACCGCTTCCACGTGGTGGCCCTCCTCGACGCCGACCCGGCCCTGCGAGGCACGGAGGTGCTGGGCTGCCCGGTGATCGGCGGGGACGGGATCGCGACGCTCCGCGCGTCCGGGGTCGAGCACGCCTTCGTCGGGCTCGGGGGCGTCGGCGACCCCGCACCCCGGCGGACCGCGGCGGCGCTGCTGCGCGACGCCGGCTTCCGCCTGCCCGCCATCGTGCACCGCAGCGCCAGCGTCGCCGTCTCGGCCGTGCTGTGCGGCGGCGCACAGGTGATGGCCGGCGCCGTGGTCGGGGCCGAGGCGCTGCTCGACGAGGACGCCCTCGTCAACGCCGGCGCCGTCGTCGGCCACGACGTCCACGTCGGCGCGTGCGCGCACGTCGCCTCGGGATCCCGCATCGCGGGGGGCGTCACCATCGGCGCCGGCGCCCACGTCGGGACCGGCGCGATCGTGCTGCAGGGCCGCACCGTCGGCACCGGCGCCGTGGTCGCCGCGGGCGCCGTGGTCATCGACGACGTACCGGACGGCGCGCGGGTGGGTGGGATCCCCGCGCGCCCCCTCTCCACGTCGCGGAGGGCGGCGTGA
- a CDS encoding amidohydrolase family protein, with protein MSGGIDVHQHLWPEPLLAALARRRSAPLLRADRRGGWTLRIAGEPEWPVDAADHDPVRRAALVESDGLDLALVALSSPLGIEALPAGDAEALIAAYHDGVRDLPRALRAWASAGLAAPDPWALADALDAGMAGLVLPAGALSGPDGVERCAPLLATLEGRDAPLLVHPGPAPWAPSPSATGPGLPAWWPALTSYVSQMQAAWLAVRAWVRPAHPRLRVCFAMLAGLAPLQAERLGSRGADADARDPLTTYDTSSYGPAAIAAMAAVVGADALVHGSDRPVVAPPLDARDPLVLARARNGARLLAPREVPA; from the coding sequence GTGAGCGGGGGCATCGACGTCCACCAGCACCTGTGGCCGGAGCCGCTCCTCGCGGCACTGGCCCGCCGCCGGAGCGCGCCCCTGCTGCGCGCCGACCGGCGGGGCGGGTGGACGCTCCGCATCGCGGGCGAACCCGAGTGGCCGGTGGACGCCGCCGACCACGACCCCGTCCGCCGGGCGGCGCTCGTGGAGTCCGACGGCCTCGACCTCGCGCTCGTCGCCCTCTCGAGCCCGCTCGGCATCGAGGCCCTCCCCGCCGGCGACGCCGAGGCGCTGATCGCCGCGTACCACGACGGCGTCCGCGACCTGCCCCGCGCGCTGCGCGCGTGGGCGTCCGCCGGCCTCGCCGCACCCGACCCGTGGGCCCTCGCGGACGCGCTCGACGCCGGCATGGCCGGCCTCGTGCTGCCCGCCGGCGCCCTCTCGGGCCCCGACGGGGTGGAGCGCTGCGCCCCGCTCCTCGCGACGCTGGAGGGGCGCGACGCCCCCCTCCTCGTCCACCCGGGCCCGGCCCCGTGGGCTCCGTCCCCCTCCGCTACGGGGCCGGGCCTCCCGGCCTGGTGGCCGGCGCTCACCTCCTACGTCTCCCAGATGCAGGCGGCGTGGCTCGCCGTCCGCGCCTGGGTCCGCCCGGCGCATCCGCGCCTGCGGGTCTGCTTCGCGATGCTCGCGGGCCTCGCCCCGCTGCAGGCGGAGCGCCTCGGCTCGCGCGGCGCCGACGCCGACGCCCGCGACCCGCTCACGACCTACGACACCTCGTCGTACGGGCCGGCGGCGATCGCGGCGATGGCCGCCGTCGTCGGCGCCGACGCCCTCGTCCACGGCTCCGACCGCCCCGTCGTCGCCCCGCCCCTGGACGCCCGCGATCCCCTCGTCCTCGCCCGTGCCCGCAACGGCGCGCGGCTCCTCGCCCCCCGGGAGGTCCCCGCATGA
- a CDS encoding cysteine dioxygenase — translation MTPNPALAAAPAVDAPLTEDGLRSLVEGLAAAPGLWAERVRHDPRERVFEVLWRDERVEIWLICWNGEGHDTGFHDHDVSRGAFAVVRGELVEERLGLGTTIRRRLRRGQAVAFPPSHVHRVHGVGDTPAVSIHAYSPPLRRLGVYAVAEDGALERESVPATHELRADD, via the coding sequence ATGACCCCGAACCCCGCCCTCGCCGCCGCACCGGCGGTCGACGCGCCGCTCACCGAGGACGGGCTCCGCTCGCTGGTGGAGGGGCTCGCGGCGGCCCCCGGCCTCTGGGCCGAGCGCGTCCGCCACGACCCCCGCGAGCGGGTCTTCGAGGTGCTGTGGCGCGACGAGCGGGTCGAGATCTGGCTGATCTGCTGGAACGGCGAGGGCCACGACACCGGCTTCCACGACCACGACGTCTCGCGCGGCGCGTTCGCCGTCGTCCGGGGGGAGCTCGTCGAGGAGCGCCTCGGCCTCGGCACCACGATCCGGCGGCGCCTGCGCCGCGGCCAGGCCGTCGCGTTCCCGCCCTCCCACGTCCACCGCGTGCACGGCGTCGGCGACACCCCGGCCGTGTCGATCCACGCCTACTCGCCGCCGCTGCGGCGCCTCGGCGTCTACGCCGTGGCCGAGGACGGGGCGCTGGAGCGCGAGAGCGTCCCCGCGACCCACGAGCTGCGCGCCGACGACTGA
- a CDS encoding beta-class carbonic anhydrase, with amino-acid sequence MSVTDELLQNARGYAEGFDKGDLPMPPARKVAVVACMDARLDPQKVLGLAEGDGHVIRNAGGVVTEDAIRSLAISQRLLGTEEIVLLHHTDCGMLTFTDDDFRNGIQEEVGHKPSWAAEAFPDVEQDVRASIARITSSPFIPRRDNVRGFVYHVESGTLQEVTPA; translated from the coding sequence ATGAGCGTCACCGACGAGCTGCTGCAGAACGCGAGGGGCTACGCGGAGGGCTTCGACAAGGGCGACCTGCCCATGCCCCCGGCCCGGAAGGTCGCCGTCGTCGCGTGCATGGACGCCCGCCTCGACCCGCAGAAGGTCCTCGGCCTCGCCGAGGGCGACGGTCACGTCATCCGCAATGCGGGGGGCGTCGTCACGGAGGACGCGATCCGGTCCCTCGCCATCTCCCAGCGCCTCCTCGGCACGGAGGAGATCGTCCTGCTCCACCACACCGACTGCGGGATGCTGACGTTCACGGACGACGACTTCCGCAACGGCATCCAGGAGGAGGTCGGCCACAAGCCCTCGTGGGCCGCCGAGGCGTTCCCCGACGTGGAGCAGGACGTCCGCGCGTCGATCGCCCGGATCACGTCCAGTCCGTTCATCCCGCGGCGGGACAACGTGCGCGGCTTCGTCTACCACGTGGAGAGCGGCACCCTGCAGGAGGTCACGCCCGCGTGA
- the cysK gene encoding cysteine synthase A, whose translation MSAPAAGAVATAAPAARIADSITDLIGRTPLVRLGRMAEGTGATILGKLESMNPAGSVKDRIGLAMIEAAEADGRLVPGRSVVVEPTSGNTGIALAFVCAAKGYRCVLTMPETMSLERRTLLRAYGAELVLTPGAEGMRGAIARAEEIAAQTEGAFVPQQFQNPANPEVHRRTTAEEIWADTGGEVDVLVAGVGTGGSITGVAEVLRERRPGFRAVAVEPEASPMLSRGIGGPHRIQGIGAGFVPGVLDTSAYDEVLTCTDRDAVATARRLAREEGILAGISAGANVWAARRVAARPENAGRTVVTLLCDTGERYLSTALFDGEGGG comes from the coding sequence GTGAGCGCGCCGGCGGCCGGGGCCGTGGCGACCGCGGCCCCGGCCGCCCGGATCGCCGACTCCATCACGGACCTGATCGGGCGCACCCCGTTGGTGCGCCTGGGGCGGATGGCGGAGGGGACGGGGGCGACGATCCTCGGCAAGCTCGAGTCGATGAACCCGGCGGGGTCGGTGAAGGACCGCATCGGCCTGGCGATGATCGAGGCGGCCGAGGCCGACGGGCGCCTCGTCCCGGGGCGCAGTGTGGTGGTGGAGCCGACGTCGGGGAACACGGGGATCGCCCTCGCCTTCGTGTGTGCGGCGAAGGGGTATCGGTGCGTCCTGACGATGCCGGAGACGATGAGCCTGGAGCGGCGGACCCTGTTGCGGGCGTATGGGGCGGAGTTGGTGTTGACGCCGGGTGCGGAGGGGATGCGGGGGGCGATCGCGCGGGCGGAGGAGATCGCGGCGCAGACCGAGGGTGCGTTCGTGCCCCAGCAGTTCCAGAACCCGGCGAACCCGGAGGTCCACCGTCGGACGACGGCGGAGGAGATCTGGGCGGACACCGGTGGTGAGGTGGATGTGCTGGTGGCGGGTGTGGGGACGGGTGGGTCGATCACCGGTGTCGCGGAGGTGCTGCGTGAGCGGCGCCCCGGTTTCCGCGCCGTCGCCGTCGAGCCGGAGGCGTCGCCGATGCTGTCCCGCGGGATCGGCGGCCCCCACCGGATCCAGGGGATCGGCGCCGGCTTCGTGCCGGGGGTGCTCGACACCTCGGCGTACGACGAGGTGCTCACCTGCACCGACCGGGACGCCGTCGCGACCGCCCGGCGCCTCGCCCGCGAGGAGGGGATCCTCGCCGGCATCAGCGCCGGTGCGAACGTGTGGGCGGCCCGGCGGGTCGCGGCGCGGCCGGAGAACGCGGGTCGCACCGTCGTCACCCTCCTCTGCGACACCGGCGAGCGGTACCTGTCGACCGCGCTCTTCGACGGCGAGGGCGGCGGCTGA